The genomic interval GGTACGCGGCCGCGATCGCGTGGACCTGCGCGTTCGTCGCACCTTCCGGCGGCCGGAGGCACTTCGACTTGATGCCTTGAGCGACCTCCTGCCGCATCTTCGCCTCCGGCAGGCGGGTCAGCGTCTTGTGGTCGTACGTGTGGTTGCCGACGTGGTGCCCGGCGGCCCGCTCGGCCGTGACCAGCTCCGGGAACTGCGCGACCTGGATCCCGATGACGAAGAACGTCGCCTGCGCGTGGTGCTTGCGCAGTACCTCGAGGACCTTCGGCGTCCACTCGTGCTGCGGGCCGTCGTCGAAGGTCAGGTACAGGACCTTTCCGTGGCCCGTCAGGTTCCAGTCGTCGGCCGGCGGCTTGGGTGTCGCGGGTTTGACCGCCGGCTGCGCGGGTTTCGTCGACGACGATGCGCCGCGCTTGGACGTGGTCGACGTACTCAACAGGCCGTGGCTGGGCGCCTGGTCGGCGGGTTTCGCCGAGGTGGACGAGTGCGAGGACGGGCTGGCGGCTTGGGCGAGGACGGCACCACAGAGCAGTGCGGCGACCAACGGCAGCAGCTTGCCGGGCGGCTTGGTCATGCATG from Kribbella sp. NBC_00709 carries:
- a CDS encoding polysaccharide deacetylase family protein; translation: MTKPPGKLLPLVAALLCGAVLAQAASPSSHSSTSAKPADQAPSHGLLSTSTTSKRGASSSTKPAQPAVKPATPKPPADDWNLTGHGKVLYLTFDDGPQHEWTPKVLEVLRKHHAQATFFVIGIQVAQFPELVTAERAAGHHVGNHTYDHKTLTRLPEAKMRQEVAQGIKSKCLRPPEGATNAQVHAIAAAYHQREVLWDVDTEDWEKPGTAHIEHAIMSGARPGAIILMHDGGGNRSETVAALDSALTKLTRLGYTYRSLPC